The DNA sequence ATTAACCAATGAAACCGATTCTCTTTACGTTCGCCTTCGTGGCCACCCATGGCCATAGCACTCTTTTCGCCTCGCGTTGGGAGGCGGAGAAGGTCTGGTTGCACCAGCTCTGTGCTACTCCGATCCATAGCGACTCTCCTCTCGACCGGATCCTTTCGGCGTAGAGATCCTTGACCACCGTCAATGCGGTCACTTGTCAATATTCGAGGCGTGGTAGCTGACGATGCGCCAGGATCCGTCCAACCTCTTCACTACCGCGGTGCGTCGGCCAAGGTGCGTTCCCCGATCGACATGCCAATTTGATCAAGGGCTTTCTGCCCCACTGGTCCGCCATGTAGCAGTGGCTTATCGGCCTGACGCTCTTCGAGAATGATGACGTTTCGGTCTTCAGGAAAGCCGTCGAACTCTCTTCGAGCACCGGAATCCAGCCTTCCGGCGCTCGGCTCCGTACTCGGCGCCGAACTGAGCGGCGAGAGCGGCCCACGGGATCGTGCACGGTCTGCGCAGGTAGCTCATCCGGATTGTGAGCCAGATGTAGATGTCGAGGGCGAAAGGGGAGCGGTGGTCTCGCGAAGCCGGTCGAGCTCCTCGAACTTCGCTTCGCTACTCGACTTTGATGGCCTTGGTGCCGAGGAGCACGTTGTTGTCGCGGTTGAGATCGTAGTTGGTCTTGTCGTCGTCGACGACGGTGACGAGGTAGTACCTGCCGGCTGGGAGGTCTTCGGGAAGGAACGTCTTGAGCCGAGCGGTTTTGCGTTTGCCGGCGGCCAGGCCCTGCAGATCGACCTTTCCGATCCATCGCAGGTCATCACCCAAAACCGTCGGCCGCCGCTCGGGCGAAAGATAGAAGTCGATCGTCGTCGGGTGTGACCGCTCGGCGCTTCTGTTCCTGCTCTTGGCGATGAGCTTCACGCGATCGCCGGCGGCCACCGTCTTCTGCTTGACCTTGGAGCGAACGAGCGCCAGGTCGATGATCTCCCGGGAGGTGAGAATCGTCTCGAGCATCGGCAGGGTCTCCTCGATTTCCATGTCGCCCCCGGCGTGCATGTCGACCGCGAAGACGATGACCATCTCGGCGTCGGGCACGACCATGATCAGCTGTCCGCCATTGCCGTTGGCCGAGAAAGCCCGCAGGTGATGGAGGCGAGAGTCGTCAAAGAGAAGCTGGAAGGTCTCGGGGGTTTCGACCCACCACATGTAGCCGTAGTGGACGCCCGGAAGCCCACTGGACGGCTCGGTGTCCGAATAGGGCCGGGTGCTTTGGTCGACCCAGGTCTCGGGAATGATCTGCCGGCCTCCCCAGCGCCCCCGCTGGAGGAAGAGCTGGCCGAAGCGGGCCCGGTCGCGGGCCGACATCCGGAACACGTAGCACGGGTGGTCGGAGTACTCCATCTGGTAGTAGTAGGAACAGCGCGAGGGCCGGAAGTCCTGCATGCCGAGGCGGCGCGCGATCTTGCGCTTGAACTCCTCGAAGACGTCACCGCCGGTCTGCTGGCGGAAGATCGCACCCAGGGCGTTGAAGTCCCAGTTGTTGTAGTACCAGAAGGTCCCGGGCGGGTGGGAGCCGCGGGCAGGCCGCAGGTCTCTCATCCCCGGTGTCTCGCAGGCCGCCTGGTGGTAGACGCCCGATCGTGCCATCAGGAGGTCTCTGACCCGCGCCTGCTTCTCGGACTCGTTCAGCGGTGGGTCGTCGTCGATCCCCAACTCCTCGAGCGTCGCCTCGACGTCGATGGTGCCGTCGGCGACGTAGGGTCCGTAGAGGGCGCTCATGAAACTCTTGCGCACCGAGTGGCACTCATGGTCGGCGGTCACGTCGCCGAAGGCCGCCAGGGGCCGTCCCTTGTAGACCAAGAAGAAGGCCGACACCGGCGCGTCGTCAATGGCTGACCAGAGCCGCTCGGCTTCTGCCAGCCCCTGGGAGGAGAAACCCGCCTCCTCGGGAGTCTCCCAACGAGGCCAGTCGGAGTTCTGTGGTGCGGCCTGCGGCTGTGGCGCGGCCTGGGCCGGTGGTGGCATGGAGGCGACGTGGGCCAAACATGCGGCCAGGGCGAGGGCCCGGGCAAGGCGGTTCACAATCGATGTCATAGCAATCCTCCTGAACGCGCGGTTCGGCGCGAGACTCCGCAGATGAGCCGCCGTGCACGCCTCATTCGCCGCCCTTGGACATCGCGATCACGAATCGCGAAGAACCCACCACATCCACACGCGTGGCTTGGGGCCGCTGGGACGGAGTCGATGCCTCCACGCGCCGTTTGATCCCGAGCAGGCATTTCCTCATCATCACGATCTCGACCGCGTCCAACAACAGCGGGGCAAAAGGGCCATGCGGGCGCCAGCGCAGCCGAGTGACGAGTCGGGTGTGCTCCCGGTCGAGCGGATAGAGGCCCCAGGCCCAGGTGAAGACTTCGTCGCTGTCCGAGTCGTGTCCGTACAACAGCAGGAGAGAACGGTTGGGCGTGAGCTCTCGCACTTGGGCGTCGGCATCCTCCGACAGCGGGATCTGGTCGCCCGTCGCGAGATTCTGAAACTCCGGCAGAATCCGCTCGGCGCTCGGGATGCCGTCGTTGTCGAGCCGGTCCCAGCTGTAGAAGCCGGCTCTCTTGTATCCAATCTGGACGATCCAGGGCCAGATCGTCTTCGGTCGGCCTCGGATCGTCACCGCTCTCGTCGCGATGAACGTGGGCGCCGCAATGATCTCGTCGCCCGGCATCCGGCGGTTGACCTCTTGCTCCGTAGAACCCCAGTTCCTCTGCCACGGCCGGTAGACGACCTGGAAGAGGACCGCCAGGACCGCCGCGACCGAGGCGAGGAGAACTAGCGCTTTCAGGAGGCGAGACGTGCGCAGCACCACGGAGCCAGCTTAAACCCGGACTGCGGAGTGCGCGCCACCCGAACAGGGAGTGCACTCAGGCTAGCCCTTCATGTCGATACAGACCAGTTCGTCGTGATTTCGTAGGTAGAGCCTGCCGCCGGCCAGGCTCGGAGAGGTCCAGTTCTTCCCGCTCAAGACGCTGGCGCTGGCTCGCTCGACGAATCCCTCCGGGCTCGCGTCGATGAGAGCGAGATTGCCGGCCTCGCCCAGAACGATCAATTTGCCGTCGGCCGCGATCAGCGAGCCTCGCTGAAATCCCCGTGCCCTCCACATGAGTTCGCCGGTCCTGACATCGAGGCATTTGAGAATCCCGCGGTCGAATCCATAGACATAGTTCCCGAGCAGCAACGACGTGTTGACGTCGCTGCGCATCTCTTCGGATTTCCAGACGGTTGCCACCACGAACTTCTCGCCGACTCGCAGGATTCGGACGACCGCGGCGCCGGAGCCACTCGAAACAAAAATCCGGTCCGGTGCGATGAACAGCGGTGTGCCAGTGTTCAACGGAACTCCGGTGACCGGGCAGAGCTCCTCCCAGACGTAGCGCCAGAGAGCTCTG is a window from the bacterium genome containing:
- a CDS encoding serine hydrolase, with protein sequence MTSIVNRLARALALAACLAHVASMPPPAQAAPQPQAAPQNSDWPRWETPEEAGFSSQGLAEAERLWSAIDDAPVSAFFLVYKGRPLAAFGDVTADHECHSVRKSFMSALYGPYVADGTIDVEATLEELGIDDDPPLNESEKQARVRDLLMARSGVYHQAACETPGMRDLRPARGSHPPGTFWYYNNWDFNALGAIFRQQTGGDVFEEFKRKIARRLGMQDFRPSRCSYYYQMEYSDHPCYVFRMSARDRARFGQLFLQRGRWGGRQIIPETWVDQSTRPYSDTEPSSGLPGVHYGYMWWVETPETFQLLFDDSRLHHLRAFSANGNGGQLIMVVPDAEMVIVFAVDMHAGGDMEIEETLPMLETILTSREIIDLALVRSKVKQKTVAAGDRVKLIAKSRNRSAERSHPTTIDFYLSPERRPTVLGDDLRWIGKVDLQGLAAGKRKTARLKTFLPEDLPAGRYYLVTVVDDDKTNYDLNRDNNVLLGTKAIKVE